One Phragmites australis chromosome 23, lpPhrAust1.1, whole genome shotgun sequence DNA window includes the following coding sequences:
- the LOC133905807 gene encoding uncharacterized protein LOC133905807, with translation MDHDSGGPHHRPPSLLPDAGKRRRLPSVRLAGSIPLPSHLPHPRRVPIIPASRSRKPHHHLHHNNNHSSSSEPTQTLPNPPADNGDDLVLAAAFPRKPRAPAPEAEEMETEEEETEEEEEEAAEVVDVAGWLRGMGMERYAAAFEAHEVDAEVLPCLTMDDLRDMGIGAVGARRKLFCAIQRLPPPRR, from the coding sequence ATGGACCACGACTCCGGCGGCCCCCACCACCGCCCACCCTCACTGCTGCCGGACGCCGGCAAGCGGCGGCGCCTCCCCAGCGTCCGCCTCGCGGGCTccatccccctcccctcccaccTCCCCCACCCGCGCCGCGTTCCCATCATCCCCGCCTCCAGGTCCCGCAAaccccaccaccacctccaccacaaTAACAACCACAGCTCCTCCTCTGAACCAACCCAAACCCTCCCAAACCCCCCCGCCGACAACGGCGACGATCTCGTCCTGGCCGCCGCGTTCCCCCGCAAACCTAGGGCTCCGGCGCCGGAGGCGGAGGAGAtggagacggaggaggaggagacggaggaggaggaagaggaggcggcggaggtggtggaCGTGGCGGGGTGGCTGCGGGGGATGGGGATGGAGCGCTACGCGGCGGCGTTCGAGGCGCACGAGGTGGACGCCGAGGTGCTCCCCTGCCTCACGATGGACGACCTCCGGGACATGGGCATCGGCGCCGTCGGGGCGCGCCGAAAGCTCTTTTGCGCCATCCAGAGGCTGCCCCCGCCACGGAGGTGA